Genomic DNA from Deltaproteobacteria bacterium:
CTTCTTGGATGCCCATGGAACAAAACATGGACTCTTTCGTCTAAGAAAGAGTTAAATCGATGGCCTGGCACGCCCAGGCCTACTGGTATCCCCTAGGAGGTTCCGATGAGAGCGAATGCATTGGCACTCAGAATCAAGGGATTGTCGTCGATGGCTGCCATGTTAGCACTGGTCACCAGTTGTAGCTTTGAGACCTCTTCGGATCGCTCTAAGGTTGCTTCCCCACCGCCGCCTCCACCGCCGTCTAGTGCACCCGCACCAAGGGACTCCGTGGCCCGCGAACAGCGCTCTGCGCCTGCAATGGGCGGTGGGTTATCGCGCCCCTATCCAATGCCGCCCTATTATCCGCGCCCGCCGGTTATTCCGCCCAGCACCGACCGCTTTCCGGATAAAGAGCCCGCCGGTGTGCTGAGCGTCGCCGAACATCCGGTCTCAACTTTTAGCGTCGACGTCGATACCGCGTCCTACGCTTTTGTCCGCCGCAATCTGACCTCCGGGCGCTTGCCGGCGCGTGAGGCGGTGCGCGTCGAAGAGATGATCAACTATTTCCCTTACAACTATCCGGCACCGAAGAATCGTGGTGAGCCCTTTCGTGTGACGACCACGGTCATGCCCAGTCCTTGGAGCCGGGACAATCGGCTAATGCACATCGCCATCCGCGGTTACGATATCGAGCGCTCCGAGCGGCCACGGGCAAATATCGTTCTGCTCGTTGATACTTCGGGCTCGATGGCGCCGGCGGACCGGCTGCCGCTTTTGCAGCAGGGCTTTCGCTTGTTCACACAGCAGCTTCGGGATGACGATCAGGTCGCCATCGTCACCTACGCCGGGCAGGCGCACACTGCGCTGGAGCCGACTAGCGGCCGCGACCGGCACAAGATTATCGACGTCATCGACAATCTGCGCGCGTCGGGTTCCACGGCTGGCGGCGATGGTCTGCGGCGCGCCTATCGTCTGGCTGAGCGGCACTTCGATCGCGAGGCGGTCAATCGGGTGATTTTGGCTACTGACGGCGACTTCAACGTTGGCATCACCGATCCGAAAGAGCTCGAACGATTCATCGCCGACAAGCGCAAAACCGGCATTTATCTTTCGATTCTCGGCGTCGGTACGGGCAATCTCAACGATGCGCTGATGCAGTGCTTGGCTCAAGCCGGTAACGGCAACGCGGCGCATATCGACTCGCTCCTCGAAGCGCGCAAAGTCTTAAGCGAAGAGATGGCATCGACGCTGTTTACCATTGCCGACGATGTCAAAGTGCGAGTCGAGTTCAATCCGGCGCAAGTCGCCGAATATAGGCTGATCGGCTACGAAACCCGCATGCTGCGGCGCGAAGATTTCAAAGACGACAAGGTCGACGCCGGCGACATCGGTGCCGGCCATACGGTCGCGGCGATCTATGAGATTACCCCCGTAGACGCGCGCGAACGGCGCATCGACCCGCTGCGCTATCAACGAGAGAAAGAGTCAAATGTGCCAAGCAGCACTCGCCGCGACGAACTCGCCTTCGTCAAGCTACGCTACAAGCTTCCCGGTGAATCGACGAGCCGGTTGATCGAACGACCGGTGCGCGAGGCTGATGCCTTTGCCAATTTTGAGCGTGCCCCGGAAGATCAGCGCTTTTCCGTGGCCGTCGCTGCCTTCGCACAGCGGTTGCGCGGCGAAAGCGCGCCTGACCGCATGACCTACGGCGAAATCGCAACCATGGCCAACGAAGCACGCGGTCGCGATCCCGAAGGCTACCGCGCCGAGTTCGTCCGCCTCGTGCGCATGGCGGAGACGCTCGGGGCGACAGCACGGCTTCGGTGAGGAGCTCCATGATCTAAAAAGTTTGCTTCCCTTGGCCAATCCGGGTTAGAGTTCGGCTGTTCGAGTTTCAATGCTAATGGGCAGCCACGGCGAACAATCTGTCATGCCGCCAGCTTCCTTGAAAGGAAGTCGGCGGTATCACCAACTATCAGACCAATCTTCCGCAAATTGCATGGACTCTATCGCGCTGATGCGCGGACTGCGGGTTTTGTCCTACCCGAGAGCGTTCATCCGTTATTGGGCGGTGGAGATAAGTCTCAAGAAACGTGTTCTGAAGACGAGTCAGCCATAAATAAAATGCGTTGCGTTCGAGTGCTACTGTTCGAACTAAAGCAATATTAAACAGATATCCATTCCTAAACAGTGGAACGTGGAAACGTCCGTGACCAGCAAGCCAGATTCTCTGAAAGACCTAACCGAAATCATCCGTAGCGGCCTTGAAGCCTATCCTAAGGATGGTTTGAAGAAACCGATGACGGCCTTGTTCGGTGATAGGTACCAGAAACGAGACTTCGAGCCTACGATGCTCCGCGATGCTTATGGACTCGCCAACGAAGGTGAGGATTCTGGTGTCCCATATGCCGGGTTTATCAACCCCGCCAACCCACCAAGCGGCCCGTACGGCGGAACGAGCCTTGTATGGTTCCCGACAAGCGATGCGGGAACACTTATCGGCTTCGGCGTCGGCACGCGAGGGCTTACCCCTGATGAAGGAATCCTAATGCGGCCCGGTCACCGGCGACGCATCGTAGCATTGCGACGGTACTTGTCCTGGCTCGGAGTAGAAGCTTGGACAAAGCCCGATCCCGCAGCTCTTGGAGTGGTAGTTCCCAAGGGTGTGCGTGAACGCTTCCCTGGATTTGAAAAAACATTCCAACGCTACGGCCGCGAAATGTATTGCAACGCGGTTGTACCAAGAACTGATGCAGAAAAGGCTCATAAAGTTGTACAGGCATTTATTGATCTGTACGCCCTTGAGCGGAATTGGCAAATTTTGAAGGCCTTCGAACCCGAATATACCAGCCTACATGATGCACTACGCGCCAATCTTTTCATTGTTCCTAACGTTAACGCTGTGAACGACCTCCTCCAACAGCGACGGTTTGTCATTTTGCAGGGTCCCCCGGGAACAGGAAAGACACGCCTCGCCGGTGAAGTTCTCAAAAGTGTTTTTAAAGGGCATGGAATGACGGTGCAGTTCCATCCCGCGATCACGTATGAAGATTTCGTAGTAGGGCTCTCACCGAATGAAAAAGCCGGCTCCCTGCAGTTTCATGTTCGCAAGGGCTGGCTCCTTGAGGCAATCGCACAAGCTAAGGACCATCCTTTCTTGCTCATCGTCGATGAAGTGAACCGAGCAGATTTGGGTAAAGTCCTCGGAGAGGCAATATTCCTATTCGAGGCTGGAGAGGTCGGCGGAAAGCAAGCGCGTAAAATTTGCTTGCCTCATCCCGTCGATGGGATTTCTGAACTGAGCATTCCAGAGAACTTCTACCTGCTAGCAACAATGAACACCGCTGACCGAAGCATCCAGAACCTTGATCTCGCCGTACGACGCCGCTTTGCGTTCATGACTGTTTCTCCAAATCGTGCCGTTGTAGCGGAAAATGCGCCCGATATTGCCGCCAGCTTTTTTGACCGGCTGGCAGAGGTATTCGTTGAACATGCTCCTGCCGATACTCTCGACTTGATGCCTGGTCATGCCTACTTCCTTGCGGACAATGAAGACGAATTGAAATCGCGCTTCCGACACGAGCTGATACCTCTCATTGACGAGTACCTCCGACAGGGATTTCTAGGACCTGCCTCCAGCGAACTGCATGCCGTCCGTGACGCACTCGAAGATTGGATCCATTGACGCAATGCGCAAGGCGGTCAGACACAGTCCTGCCCACAAGATCCGGCGGTATGTGTTTCACTCGCCGGAACAGAAGCCCCTCTTTGTCGGCACTGACCATGGCAATCCAATAACCATTTCGGCCGAATACTTTGCGCCTAAGCAGCAAGGGGGTGGTTGGGGGCCATTCGCCGAGTCATTCTTGCGAGCCAACGATCTCGCATTCAAACATCTCGAACTCCAGCTGGAGGTCGGCGCAAGCTCACAAGGCACTATCATACGCCTTCACCCCGGCGGCCGGGCTGGCGCAATGCCGTTGTGTTCAGCGCAAACGCAGCAAGTGGTCGGCGGCATTATCATCAAGCCACGCTTTGGATGGGGCGGTGTCGGAGAAGTTCTCAACGAGGTCGGTTGGCATGCTTCACTCGAGTTTGCCGACCTACCGATGGTACCTGGGAGTGGCCGGGAAGTACCCCCGTGGGTGATCGCAGGACCGGTCATATCCCGGCTGGCTGCATTGCTCGCACAAGTTCGGCGCGGCTACCGCGTTGCACATGAGACACTTACGAAACCACGCGGACAAATCATATGGAACGAATACCTCGCCGGACCTCTCCGCACTGGCATGTGGCATCAGCTTCCTTGCACATTCCCAGAGCTATCTAACGACCCTCAATTACGTTCGATGGTGAGGTGGTGTCTTGAACGGCTCCGTCGGGGGCTCCTCGAGACTGGAGGTAACGACAAAACAGCCACCACTTTGGCAATGGTCGCTGAGAAGCTTATCGGGCTCTTGCGCGATGTTCATTCCCGCATGCCTCGGAAAGCTGAGATCGAAGCGCGCATGGGTGGCAGCTACCTTGAGCATGACGCGATTCGGCGAGGCATCGAGGCGATGGGATGGGTCGCTGATGAGCGCGGTCTTGGCGGTGGCCGCGAGCTCGATGGACTCGCATGGCATCTCCCACTTTCTGAACTCTGGGAGTCGTTCGTTGAAATGATTGTTCGTCGGGAAGCATCGCTGGTGGGAGCAGACGTCCGGTGTGGTCGAAAATTAGAGACGGTATTCCCGATACGTTGGACCGATTCTAGCCTGCGGGGCATGTCACATCTCGTCCCAGACTTCGTGGTTAGGCATCGAGATCAAGTAAAAATCATCGATGCGAAATATAAAGCCCACTTTTCTGAATTGGATGAGTCGGGCTGGCTTAAGATGGCCGAGAACTCTCGTGAAGCCCACCGAGCAGATTTCCATCAGGTTCTGGCAGATGCCGCACTTTTCGATGCCAAGCAGACGACGGTCACCCTTGTTTATCCGCTTCGGCACTCGACTTATGAGGCCTTATCCGCGCGCAAGCGCGACGTTGTTCGTGCAGATCTCAGCTTTGCTGGAAGAACGATTCAAGCAGAGCTTCGCGGAGTGCCATTCGGGGCGGAGTGGAATAACTGATCCAGATAAAAAAAAATAGGTGCTTCCCAACAAGGTGTAGAAACAGCCGGCGCGAGAGCTGTTGCCTCGCAAGGGAGAAGACATCTACGTGCTTGAAGCTTAATCGAGCAGCTAATACGCCCCGGTCGTTTGGGGACTCTTGAAGGATGTCCCTGTTCTGACGTAGGTTAGCCGGGTCCAGAGGAGGTGTCTATGCTAACGACGCAAGGAATGCTTCATTTCAGCCTTGCCGTGACCGATCTGGCGCGCAGCCGGAAGTTTTACGAAGAAATTCTTGGCTTGAAAGTCGTTGGCCAGTCACCGCGCATGGTGTTCCTGGAGATTGGTAACGTGCACCTGATTCTCGCCAAGGGCAACGATGTCATGAAGTACGATTCGACCAAGAGCTCGCCTGTGCATCATGCGTTTCGCGTCAAACCGGAGGAGTTTCAATCGTCGATCGATGATCTGCGCCGCAACGGCGTCGAGGTTTTCAATATCGAGAACCGCAACCAAGGCGTGTTCTGGGGGCCGCAGGCTTATTTTCTCGACCCCGACGGTAACAAGCTCGAGATCTACGCCGGGCCCGGAGCCCAGGCGATCGAAGGCGTGGTCGAATTTAACTAGTTATCGGCGGCGCCGCCGCCGAGTCAGTTTAACAATCAGGCAAAATAAGAAGCGCACGCTTTGGGCGGGCGCTTCTTTGAGGATTCTTCCGGACTTCGGGTTAATTCAGCCTTCCGCTTTCATAGCTCCTACTTCTTCGTTGCTGTCCACTTGGTGCCGACCTTCACCGTGCCATCGATCGTGTTGCCGTTCACTCGGCCGGCGTATTCATTGCCGCCCGCGCTAAAGGTGATTTGCTCGCCGTTCATCTTGCCGGTAATCGGCGTTACGACATTACCGTTTCGCAGCGTGCCAGAGAGCATCTGAAAAGTTTGCTTTAGTGTCAGCTCGCCCTGCGGGGTTTGCCAGGTGCCTTCGACCTTGGCGGGTACGATCCACAACATGGCCGTGCACCAGTTGGTGCAGCCTTCGACCCGTTCGGTCTGATCGGGCTTCCACTCTTCCATGTCGAACGAGTTCGAGACGATGCGTGTGCCGGGTTTCAGGTTGAGGATTTTCGGGCGTAGTTTCAGGTTGATACTTGGGAGTAGGAACATCGTGATCACTTGCGCCTGAGAGAAGTCGCTTTCGAAGAGATCGGCCTTCGCGAAGCTTGCCTTGTCGGTGACGCCTTCCTTGGCCGCGTTGCGTTTCGACAACTCGACCATGTCGGGGTTGTACTCGATGCCGTGCGCTTTCGAACCGCGTTTGGCTGCGGTGATGACCGTGCGGCCGTCGCCCGAGCCCAGGTCGATTACGTAGTCCTTTGGCGTGACTTTCGCCATGTCGAGCATTTTGTCCACTAGCGCCTGCGGTGTCGGCACCCAAACCACGTCTTTGCCTGCCTGGCCAACCTCGGGCTGATAGTCTTTGGCGGCCTGCGCAAATACGCTGCTGTAGCTGGCGACTAGCGACAAACAAAGCGCCGCGATTAGCCCGCGCTCAAGTTGCAAACGGTTCATTTTCCCTCCTCAAAGCCCCTATGAATTTCACTCAAGCGTAACATGCCAATCCGGAAAATAAAGGATAGCGCGAGCCATTTTGGGAAGGAGTCCCCTTGCGACTTTGGTCTCAAAGAGGGCTTCGTGGTGAAACACAAACGAGCGCATCGCAACGATAAGCACGCTGATGGGTGGGACGCCACACTAGGATTCTAAACTGCGGATCGCCGGAATGCGCCACGCCACCAGCAGTGTGAGCAGGATGACAATGGCGCCCATGGCCGCGACGGTCATCGGCGCGCCGACAAAGTGCGCGAAGGTGCCGGCGAACAGGGCGCCCAGCGGCATAAATCCGCGATCGAGCATGTACAGGCTCAACACGCGACCGCGCAAACTGTCCGGCACGATCATTTGCAGCATGGTCGCGGTGCTGGCGAGAAAAAACATTTGGAACATGCCAACGAGGACAAGGCTCACCAGCGCCAGCGGAAACCAGGTGATCTGCGAGAAGAGCATCAGAAAACTGCCGAGCACGACGATGCTGCCAATCAGAAACGTCCCCTGGCGCCGGATGCGATCGCCCAGCGAGGCGATGGTGAGAATTGCGATCACCGCGCCGAGGCCGGGCGCCGCCATGAGCAGCCCGAGGCCTTCCGGGCCGATCTTCAACACGTCTTTTTGAAACACCGGCATCAGAGTTTGATAGGGCACGGCGAAAACCCGCGGCACGTAGGCCAGCGTCATCAGCGCGAGCACCGCCGGCGTCGACCAGACGTAGGCGAAGCCTTCTTTGAGATTGGCGAGCGCCGATCCTTTTTTGGCTTCGGCGGGCTGCGGCGGCACGTTCATTTTGTAGATCATCGCTAGCACGCCGAGGTAGGCGACGGCCTGGACAAAAAAATTCTCCGCGGCGCCAAACCAGGCGATCAGTGCGCCGCCCAGCGCCGGACCGATGACCTTCATCATGTTGAAGCCGCCGGAGTTGAGCGCCACCGCGTTGGCCAATTCCTCTTTGGGCACGGCGCTGGGGATCAAACTCATGCGCACCGGTTCAGTGATAGTCCAGGCGATGCCGGTGACTAGCGTGAAAACGAAGAGATGCGATACGTGCAAGTAGGGCGACGCGACCAGCGCGCCAAAAACAACCGCGGTGACGATCAGCACCCACTGCGTGCCGACCAAGAGCTTGCGACGGTCCATGCGATCGGCGGCGACGCCAGCCAAAGGCCCGGTGACGAGAAATGGCAACGCGCGCAGGCCGTTCAGCGCACCGAGCAGCACCGAGTTGCCAGTGAGATCGTAGAGCAGCCAGCCGAGGGTGACTTGCTGCACCCATTGGCCGGCGCTCATCATCACCGTGCCGGTCCAAAGATAGCGAAAGTCGAGATGACGCAGCGATGAAAAGGTCTGAAAGCGCGAACGGCTTGGCGCAGTTTTGACCTGCGAGTCGACTTGTTCGGCGGGTTTTTCTTGTTCGAGAGTTTCGTCGCGGGCCGCTGATTCTGGTCGAGACATGGGACTTGTTTCAACCTAACAAGAATCGGACTGGGTTACGAACGGATTGGCTGTCACTGGCGAACTTGCGCTTCCCAACGTTGCGCCACTGTGTTACAACGCGCCCAAATTCAACGAGCTGGTCCCCCCCTTTGTAAAGGGGGGGGAGGGGGATTTTCTTCTCTTCGCGCGGAGCGAATTTCCCTCGGTCTCCCTTTTACAAACGGAGATGGTAAGGAGGTAACGCTGTGAGCAAAATTATTTCTACGGTTTTTTGTCTCCTTCTGTTACAAACACCGGGCCTCGCTCAGGAGAAAATCAAATTCCCCGTCGGCGTTTCCTCCAAAGTCCTTGGCTACGGCCACCTCTGGGCCGCCTGGCGGCGCGGCTATTTCGACCGCGAAGGCTTCGACGCGCAGGTCGTGCTCATGCGTGGCACCGCGCCGGCGGTGCAGGCGCTGGTCGGTAATTCTATTTCGGCGGCGTTGCTTGCTACCGACGGTACCATCACCGCGGTGGAGCAAGGCGCCGATTTGGTGATGGCGGCGAGCGGCAGCAAGATTACGCATTTCCTGATCGGTGCGAAGAACTACAAGACCTACGAAGATCTGCGCGGGGCAACCATTGGTTCTTCGACGCTAACGTCCGGAACTACGTTTGTCCTGCGGCGAGCTCTCAAATTGAAGGGCTTGGAGTATCCGCGCGATTACAAGTTGCTCAGTGTCGGGGGCACCACCGAGGCATTCTTGGCGATGAACGCTGGGCAAACCGTGGCGTCGATGATGGCGGTGCCCTATGCATTTCGCGCCCAGGAACAGGGATTCAACGTGATCGGCAAAATGTTCGAGGTGTTTCCGAACTATCTGCTTTCTTCGTATTCGTTTCGGCGCAGTTGGGCCGAGAAAAATCGTCCGGTTGTCGTGCGATTTTTTAAAGCGATCATCCGGGCCAAGAAATGGTTCGAGCAAGACAGGAAAACGGCGATCGAATTCTTGTCCAAGGGATTTCAGCTGACGCCGGCGCACGCCGAGAAAGGCTTGGACTTTTATCTGCAAACGCCGTCGTGGAACCCCGAGCTGGAAATCGAAATGGACGGGCTCAAGACCGTCGTCGATATTTATGCTGAGCAAAATAACTTAAAAGGCCCGCCGCCCAATCCGGAAAAATACGTCGACCAGAGTTACTTGCGCCAGGCGCTGAAGGAACTCGGATTGCGATAACCCCCGCTTGTTTTGCGACGTGAAGATTTTGTTTGGATTTGTCGACGGTAAGATCCACGTGCCTTGATGGCAGAAACTGATCTTACTGCAAACAACGTCCCACAAAGCCTGCGGGCTCGGATAGTTGCATGGCTCCACCGGCATGAAAAACAACTCTGGTGGTTTCATAGCCTGTACGCTCTGCTCCTGGGCATCGGCATCATGTGGCTGGGCAACCGCAACTACGCGTTCCTGCGCCTCGCGGTGTTTCACGTCGGTTTCATATGGCTTTCCAGCTTGCTACTGCGGCGAGTGATAGAGTCGACCACGCTGGCGCCAAAATGGGCGGGATGGATTCGCGCGATCATCAACTATTTCAATAAGAACTTTTATCAGCAGGTGCTCTTCTTTGTGCTGCCGATTTATTACGGCAGTGCCACGCTTGCCGCCGGAAATTTTATTTTTGTCGTTTTGATCGCGGTCTCAGCGCTGCTCTCCAGTCTCGATGTCGTTTACGATCGCCAGCTCTCGGTGCGGCGCAGTTTGAGCGCGATCTTTTTCGCTTTCAACCTGTTTGTGCTCATCAACGTCATGTTGCCGGTGCTCTGGAGCGTCAGCAATGCTTGGGCGATGCGGGCAAGCGTTTTGTGCGCGATGGTTGGCTTTGTGACGCTGTACTTTCCGTGGCTGCGGTTGCGCAGCTTCAACCGAGTTGTCGTGGCCGTCGTCGCTGTTGCACTGGTCGTGCTCGTCGAGCTTGGCCGCGCCTACGTGCCGCCGGCACCGCTGTGCTTGGTGTGGAGCGAGTTTGGCCGCGAATTCGACAAGAGCGCAATGCGCGTGACCAATCCGGTAGAGTCCCTCGAACCCGGTGGTCCGCTGCGGCTTTGGGGATTGACCGCGATCCGTGCACCCCTCGGCCTAAAAGAACGGGTGCGCCATCGCTGGTATCTGGACGATAAACTGATTTTCAGCTCGGCAGCTTTCGAGATTACCGGTGGGCGTGAGGACGGCTTTCGGCTATGGACGGTTGTATCGATTGAAAAACTCTCTGCCGGTTCAAAACTTTACGTCGATGTCGAGACCGAGAGTGGACAATTGATCGGACGAGCACGCATCAGAGTGCCAGAGTAGGATATCTCGCGCCAAGGCGCCAAGACGCCAAGTTGCGATAATTAGTGTTTCTTAACTTTGCGCCTTAGCGCCTTTGCTGGCCCCCCTTTTTCAAAGGGGGGAATCGAACTGCCACTGACGTTAAGTCTCGAAGCGTCGCTCTTGTTAGTGCTCGTGTTGCTTGTCGTTTGCTGAGGCTGAAATCACGATAATCTGCGCTGTGGCGCAAGTTTTGTACCGCGTTAAGGTCCGCAGCCATAAAGCTGAAAATAATTTTTGTCTTCTTGTCAGTTCATTCGCAAATGTTGCTTGCAAACCGCTATGTGTCCACTCTACTCGTTTGAAGCCTGCGCGTTCCAGGGCATATTGTGCGGCTTGATACATGGCGCAATAAGCGCGGCTCACTGCAGAGTTATAGAGGCCTTTGTCATAGCAAAGTCCAGCAGCTTCAAGGGATTCCGTCGCTTTGTTTGTGTCCATCGTTCAGCGACCCATGTTAGTGTAAAGCCAATGCAGTAACAAGCTATCGTGAATTCGAGGTTAGACATGAACATTGATCTACATTCTCATTACTTTCCCATCGAAACACTGACCAATCCAGGCAAATACGAAAACCGCACGCCGAAGCTTGTGCTCGACAAAGGAAAGCTTGCTGTGACTTCAGCGATTGGTTCCCGCCCCAACCTCGGCGCGGGCGCGTACGATCCGGTGGCGCGGATCAAGGCGTTGGATGAGATGCAGATCGACATGCAGGCGATTTCGCCGTCGCCGATTCTTTTGTTCTATTGGGAAGACGCCGCCGTCGCGGCGCACTTTTCACGCAAGCAGAATGAGGCGATTCAGGATGTTGTTAAGAAATATCCCGATCGCTTTGTGGGTTTCGGCAGCGTGCCGCTGCAGAGCGTGGCGGAATCGATTGCCATCGCCGAAGAGGCGAAGAGCATGGGGCTGAAGGGTTTGGAGATCGGCAATGCCGTTGGCGACAAGCCGCTGGACGATCCGGTGTTCGAGCCGTTTTTTGATGCGGCGCAGAAGTTGGATTTGTTGTTGTTCGTGCATCCGCTCGAGGGCGGGCTCGATGCTGACGATCCGTTGTCGCCGGTGCTCGGCAACGTGCTGCATTTTACTTTTCGCACGACGCTGATGGTCGAGCGGATGATTCTCAAAGGCATGTTCGTGAAATATCCTAACCTGCGTCTGTGTTTGTCCCACGGCGGCGGGTTGCTGGCGTTTAATATTTGGCGGCTGGATCATTCCTACGGGCTGCGGGCGGATTTGAAGAAAGTCATTTCGCAGAAGCCGTCTGAATATTTGAAGAAGATGTACTTCGATACGATCGTTCATTCCGCGGCCGCGCTGCACTATCTGGTGCAAGTGGTCGGCGCCGATCGGGTTGTAATTGGCACTGACTACCCAATGGGTATGGGGGATTTCGAATCGGTCAAGAAAGTGCTGGAGCTGAACGTGTCGGCGCAAGAACGGGAGCAAATCCTCGGCGGCAACGCCGCGCAGGCACTGGGGTTGTGAGACGGCGCGGCAATTAACCGCGCCGCTTGTTGAACGACTTACTGCCAGTAGAGCTTGCGATAAGTGTCGATTAGCACAGCATCCTGGTTTCCCGTCAAAAATTCGATCAGCGTGCGATTAAACTCCTCGGCGCGCTCGTACTGCGGCCAGTGGCCGGACTTGTCGACCAGTACGAAGCGCGAGCCGGGTACACTTTGGTGCACCTTGAACGCCACCGGCCAGGGGCAGGTCGGGTTGTGCGTCGTCCAGAAAAATAGTATTGGCGCCTGAAGTTTGGGGATGCGATCGATCAAGTGATAAACTTCCCGGTCGCGGCTCTGCAGCACTTCCTGCATCGCCGGGTTGCTGTAGATCTTCAACCGGATGTCGACCAATTCGTCGGGCAATTCTTTGGGATCGTGGAACAACCACTCCATCCGTTTGCGGATGGTTTCGTTTGTCGGCGTTCCGGTGGCGTCGCGCGTCAGTTGTTGCAGCTGGTTTAGGCCAGCCATTTGGCCGTGCTCGTTGGATGGTATGCCGCCGACGATCAGTCCCATTCGGTGGACCCGCTCGGGATGCTCGGACGCGGTCAGCACGCTGATTTGCCCGCCCTGTGATTCGCCGATTAGGTGCGCCTTTTGAATGCCTGCAGCGTCCATGAAGTCGAGCAGATGCTTCGAGAAGTTCGGGAGATTGTAGGCGACCTTGGGTTTGTCGGTCTAACCGTGGCCGAGAGAGTCGATGGCCAGCACGCGGAACTTTTCCGCGAGTGGAACTAAATTGCGCACCCAGGTCTCCGCGTGACCGCCGGCGCCGTGCAGCAGAATCACCGGCTCGCCTTCGCCTTTTTCAAAGCAGCGCGTGCGCACGCCGCCGGCGTTGTAATAGCGCTCGTATGTGGCAAGTGTCTCCAGTTCTTGG
This window encodes:
- a CDS encoding HEPN domain-containing protein; translation: MDTNKATESLEAAGLCYDKGLYNSAVSRAYCAMYQAAQYALERAGFKRVEWTHSGLQATFANELTRRQKLFSALWLRTLTRYKTCATAQIIVISASANDKQHEH
- a CDS encoding restriction endonuclease, giving the protein MTSKPDSLKDLTEIIRSGLEAYPKDGLKKPMTALFGDRYQKRDFEPTMLRDAYGLANEGEDSGVPYAGFINPANPPSGPYGGTSLVWFPTSDAGTLIGFGVGTRGLTPDEGILMRPGHRRRIVALRRYLSWLGVEAWTKPDPAALGVVVPKGVRERFPGFEKTFQRYGREMYCNAVVPRTDAEKAHKVVQAFIDLYALERNWQILKAFEPEYTSLHDALRANLFIVPNVNAVNDLLQQRRFVILQGPPGTGKTRLAGEVLKSVFKGHGMTVQFHPAITYEDFVVGLSPNEKAGSLQFHVRKGWLLEAIAQAKDHPFLLIVDEVNRADLGKVLGEAIFLFEAGEVGGKQARKICLPHPVDGISELSIPENFYLLATMNTADRSIQNLDLAVRRRFAFMTVSPNRAVVAENAPDIAASFFDRLAEVFVEHAPADTLDLMPGHAYFLADNEDELKSRFRHELIPLIDEYLRQGFLGPASSELHAVRDALEDWIH
- a CDS encoding class I SAM-dependent methyltransferase, with the protein product MNRLQLERGLIAALCLSLVASYSSVFAQAAKDYQPEVGQAGKDVVWVPTPQALVDKMLDMAKVTPKDYVIDLGSGDGRTVITAAKRGSKAHGIEYNPDMVELSKRNAAKEGVTDKASFAKADLFESDFSQAQVITMFLLPSINLKLRPKILNLKPGTRIVSNSFDMEEWKPDQTERVEGCTNWCTAMLWIVPAKVEGTWQTPQGELTLKQTFQMLSGTLRNGNVVTPITGKMNGEQITFSAGGNEYAGRVNGNTIDGTVKVGTKWTATKK
- a CDS encoding ABC transporter substrate-binding protein; translation: MSKIISTVFCLLLLQTPGLAQEKIKFPVGVSSKVLGYGHLWAAWRRGYFDREGFDAQVVLMRGTAPAVQALVGNSISAALLATDGTITAVEQGADLVMAASGSKITHFLIGAKNYKTYEDLRGATIGSSTLTSGTTFVLRRALKLKGLEYPRDYKLLSVGGTTEAFLAMNAGQTVASMMAVPYAFRAQEQGFNVIGKMFEVFPNYLLSSYSFRRSWAEKNRPVVVRFFKAIIRAKKWFEQDRKTAIEFLSKGFQLTPAHAEKGLDFYLQTPSWNPELEIEMDGLKTVVDIYAEQNNLKGPPPNPEKYVDQSYLRQALKELGLR
- a CDS encoding VWA domain-containing protein, encoding MRANALALRIKGLSSMAAMLALVTSCSFETSSDRSKVASPPPPPPPSSAPAPRDSVAREQRSAPAMGGGLSRPYPMPPYYPRPPVIPPSTDRFPDKEPAGVLSVAEHPVSTFSVDVDTASYAFVRRNLTSGRLPAREAVRVEEMINYFPYNYPAPKNRGEPFRVTTTVMPSPWSRDNRLMHIAIRGYDIERSERPRANIVLLVDTSGSMAPADRLPLLQQGFRLFTQQLRDDDQVAIVTYAGQAHTALEPTSGRDRHKIIDVIDNLRASGSTAGGDGLRRAYRLAERHFDREAVNRVILATDGDFNVGITDPKELERFIADKRKTGIYLSILGVGTGNLNDALMQCLAQAGNGNAAHIDSLLEARKVLSEEMASTLFTIADDVKVRVEFNPAQVAEYRLIGYETRMLRREDFKDDKVDAGDIGAGHTVAAIYEITPVDARERRIDPLRYQREKESNVPSSTRRDELAFVKLRYKLPGESTSRLIERPVREADAFANFERAPEDQRFSVAVAAFAQRLRGESAPDRMTYGEIATMANEARGRDPEGYRAEFVRLVRMAETLGATARLR
- a CDS encoding MFS transporter → MSRPESAARDETLEQEKPAEQVDSQVKTAPSRSRFQTFSSLRHLDFRYLWTGTVMMSAGQWVQQVTLGWLLYDLTGNSVLLGALNGLRALPFLVTGPLAGVAADRMDRRKLLVGTQWVLIVTAVVFGALVASPYLHVSHLFVFTLVTGIAWTITEPVRMSLIPSAVPKEELANAVALNSGGFNMMKVIGPALGGALIAWFGAAENFFVQAVAYLGVLAMIYKMNVPPQPAEAKKGSALANLKEGFAYVWSTPAVLALMTLAYVPRVFAVPYQTLMPVFQKDVLKIGPEGLGLLMAAPGLGAVIAILTIASLGDRIRRQGTFLIGSIVVLGSFLMLFSQITWFPLALVSLVLVGMFQMFFLASTATMLQMIVPDSLRGRVLSLYMLDRGFMPLGALFAGTFAHFVGAPMTVAAMGAIVILLTLLVAWRIPAIRSLES
- a CDS encoding DUF2914 domain-containing protein — protein: MAETDLTANNVPQSLRARIVAWLHRHEKQLWWFHSLYALLLGIGIMWLGNRNYAFLRLAVFHVGFIWLSSLLLRRVIESTTLAPKWAGWIRAIINYFNKNFYQQVLFFVLPIYYGSATLAAGNFIFVVLIAVSALLSSLDVVYDRQLSVRRSLSAIFFAFNLFVLINVMLPVLWSVSNAWAMRASVLCAMVGFVTLYFPWLRLRSFNRVVVAVVAVALVVLVELGRAYVPPAPLCLVWSEFGREFDKSAMRVTNPVESLEPGGPLRLWGLTAIRAPLGLKERVRHRWYLDDKLIFSSAAFEITGGREDGFRLWTVVSIEKLSAGSKLYVDVETESGQLIGRARIRVPE